The following are encoded in a window of Candidatus Fluviicola riflensis genomic DNA:
- a CDS encoding NADPH:quinone oxidoreductase gives MKAFVINKYSKTEDLQMTNVLVPEVKENDVLVEVHASGLNLLDSKIKTGEFKQILPYKLPLVLGHDVAGIVTKVGSKVTKFKVGDEVYSRPSDLRIGTFAEFIAIDEKDVAHKPKNLSMEEAASIPLVALTVWQALVERANLKKGQKVFIQAGSGGVGTIAIQLAKHLGATVATTASGKSFDLLKSLGADVLIDYKKQDFETVLKDYDVVLNSQDKKTLEKSLKIVKPNGKVISISGPPTPEFAKEIKAPWFVKIILSLISSGVRKMARKLRVDYSFLFMRAEGKQLQKITELIDSGAIKPVMDKVFPFGQTNDALAYVESGRAKGKVVVKMK, from the coding sequence TTCCTGAAGTAAAAGAAAATGATGTATTGGTTGAAGTGCACGCATCAGGGCTAAATCTTTTGGATTCCAAAATAAAGACCGGAGAATTTAAGCAGATATTGCCTTACAAACTTCCTTTGGTTTTAGGCCATGACGTTGCAGGAATTGTAACTAAAGTCGGCTCAAAAGTGACGAAGTTCAAGGTTGGCGACGAAGTTTACTCTAGACCTTCTGATTTAAGAATAGGAACCTTTGCAGAATTCATTGCCATTGATGAAAAAGATGTTGCGCACAAACCTAAAAATCTTTCCATGGAAGAAGCTGCATCAATTCCGCTGGTAGCTTTAACCGTTTGGCAAGCTTTGGTTGAAAGGGCCAATCTCAAAAAAGGACAAAAAGTATTCATTCAGGCCGGTTCGGGCGGAGTTGGAACAATCGCCATTCAATTGGCAAAACATCTTGGAGCAACCGTTGCAACTACTGCCAGTGGGAAAAGCTTTGATCTACTCAAAAGCCTGGGCGCCGATGTACTGATCGATTATAAAAAACAGGATTTTGAAACTGTTTTGAAAGATTATGATGTTGTACTGAATAGCCAGGATAAAAAGACGCTGGAGAAATCGCTCAAAATAGTAAAACCGAATGGAAAAGTCATTTCTATCTCAGGGCCACCTACTCCTGAATTTGCGAAAGAAATAAAAGCGCCATGGTTTGTCAAAATCATTTTATCATTGATTAGTTCCGGTGTACGGAAAATGGCAAGGAAACTGAGGGTTGACTATTCTTTTCTTTTCATGAGAGCTGAAGGAAAGCAATTACAAAAGATTACAGAACTAATCGATTCTGGAGCAATTAAACCTGTTATGGATAAAGTTTTTCCTTTCGGCCAGACCAATGACGCCTTGGCTTATGTAGAAAGCGGTCGCGCAAAAGGAAAAGTTGTTGTAAAAATGAAATAA
- a CDS encoding cyclic nucleotide-binding protein, which yields MKNRLFDFISKYISLTENEKNAIDSLDLFRSVKKGTILLKEGQKSKDSYFVLQGCIRTYYVLDGEEKTTAFYTEMEALTPPCVISKTPSEYYISCLEDTILTVSNSDMEIEINSKFPKFETICRILSEELLAKQRIDFDKFKTSSPEQRYLNLLQKRPDLIQRVPQHQLASYLGIKPQSLSRLRARILEKKS from the coding sequence ATGAAAAACAGACTATTTGACTTTATATCAAAATACATTTCGCTGACGGAAAATGAAAAGAATGCAATCGATTCTCTGGACTTATTTCGCTCGGTAAAGAAAGGAACGATTTTACTCAAAGAAGGACAAAAATCGAAAGATAGCTACTTTGTTCTACAAGGCTGTATTCGGACTTATTATGTTTTAGATGGTGAAGAAAAAACGACTGCTTTCTACACAGAAATGGAAGCTTTGACACCCCCTTGTGTAATAAGCAAAACGCCGTCAGAATATTATATAAGTTGTTTAGAAGATACGATACTTACAGTTTCAAATTCTGATATGGAAATAGAAATAAATAGTAAGTTTCCAAAGTTTGAAACCATATGCAGAATATTATCCGAAGAACTTTTAGCCAAACAACGAATAGACTTTGACAAGTTTAAGACTTCTTCACCCGAACAGCGATACCTCAACTTACTACAAAAAAGACCGGACCTCATCCAGCGTGTTCCACAACATCAATTAGCGAGTTATTTGGGTATCAAACCTCAATCACTAAGCAGACTAAGAGCAAGAATACTTGAAAAAAAGAGCTAA